One stretch of Puniceicoccales bacterium DNA includes these proteins:
- a CDS encoding NYN domain-containing protein — MAEHILIDGYNVIHSLVDSKKTLAFGVNASAQIFIQEASKLLSIVDRVTLVFDGNDVKSTVDYPYRGRRFCVIYSDLNTTADTLIEQMVRKSKARIDCTVVTNDHGLSNTVRALGGIIMSAKEFSSMISKDEYSYGKRTIAGDNGEPFGTKLFK; from the coding sequence ATGGCCGAGCACATACTGATCGATGGTTACAATGTGATCCACTCTCTGGTGGATTCAAAAAAAACATTGGCCTTTGGCGTAAATGCTTCGGCCCAAATTTTTATCCAGGAAGCTTCAAAATTGCTAAGCATAGTTGATAGAGTCACATTGGTTTTTGATGGCAATGATGTCAAATCGACGGTGGATTATCCTTATCGAGGTAGGCGATTTTGTGTGATATATTCTGATCTAAATACCACAGCGGACACATTGATTGAACAAATGGTGAGAAAATCCAAAGCTAGAATAGATTGCACCGTGGTGACCAATGATCATGGCCTTAGCAATACCGTAAGAGCTTTGGGAGGAATAATCATGTCTGCCAAAGAATTTTCCAGTATGATTTCAAAAGATGAGTACAGCTATGGGAAAAGAACCATCGCTGGGGATAATGGTGAACCTTTCGGCACCAAGCTATTTAAATGA